The sequence tccaaacagaaagaaaaaaatgtgcactattaaataaaaaaaaaaaaaaaaaaaaaaaaaaaaaaaaaaaaaaaaaaaacactattagttgaataattggttcaattaatcTGTTAAACGGAACAGCCCTAATATGAAAGTAGTATTCCTATAAATCAATTTCTAAACGTTCTATAACACCAATGGTTTTTTTGCTCAGAACCTTATGAGTAGCATGAACCTCTAAACCTTACAGGTATCTTTCTCTTGGCTTCTGATATGAACGTTATAACGTGGCAACatctgtgtaatttttttttttttttttttttttttttttcaggatggcCAACTTTAAGTCTCCCGATATGTCTTTTTCTTCAAAGAACGGTTATGGAGAAGATAGTGGGCTTGCTGTATATGTGGCCCAGGCTATTGACCCCACTCTGAAGTGGGAAGAcattgcatggctgaaaaaactgACTAAGCTTCCAATTGTTGTCAAAGGCATTCTGAGAGGTCAGTATTTGAGTCAAATTAAATCTGATGGACTGAATTTCTGGTTCCAAAAGTAGCAAACAAACCAAAGACAGGATGTTTTCATCATCTAAAGTTTAAGATGCATAGAAAGCATATATTTGTGGGAGACTGTCAATCAAACAAATGTACATTGCTGCCCCAGACCCCACTTAATGATTGGCACCCTCTGTTAAATGAATATCTAAGGGTGGCTGTGCTGAAGTTTTCCATTAATGCCAGTAAAAAGCATGGTTACTGTTCTGAGAATTCTGTagaaaaaatgttaagaaaatacaaaatactgtgtACAGTAGCATGCACTTTCAATTATAGTTTTTACTTGCTTGAAAACTTTCCATTAAGGAcagccaagctttttttttttccatttcctgGAAAAGCAGGGATGAATAAAACGTGTCATCGTATTGCCTTTATCAGGTACATGATGGTGCTGCTCAAGTCCAGTACTGTTAAGCTGAGCTATACTTTCCTTTTTCTCTAATTTCTGCCTGTCAGGAAATAATAGCCTTTGGAAATGGATATTTCATccttaaatattgaaaatgttcaAAAGACCCTGCAGACAAAACAGCTACTGTAGTACAACTACTATTACATAGCAATACAGGCTGCCAGCAGCAGTATTTTACCtttcactgtttactgtgaactttCTGAGTAGCTGAAGAAGGGAAATGAAAAACACACTTATTCAGTTTAATTTAGGAATTATGTAACATggttataaaaacatacattttccaGAGATCCAGTTCTGGGCAGCTTCTGTAAGTAACTGACCAATTGCAGTTAATGCTAAATGCAAATTACATGCTGCTACATGGTGCTTTTCTTAATTTTCCTAATTTTATCCAACTGTAATGACATCACCATGATGCTATGTCAAAAGTGACACGGTTGTGTTTTACCGTACGTAAGATTAAAAGATGTTCAATGGCATTGGGTAACAGGCAtcaactgcagttttttttttcttctttttgtgttGACTCATTTGGTAACtcacatgattaaaaaaatattttcacagatGTGATGTCCTTGATGATAATTCCTGAAACGCTAaatctttctgtctttcagctgaTGATGCTCAGGAGGCTGTTAAATATGGTGTTGATGGAATACTGGTGTCAAACCATGGGGCACGGCAGCTGGATTGTGTGCCAGCAACTGTAAGTGTTGtgaaaccacagaaaaaaaactcATTTACAAGAGTGAGCATTCAGTCAGCAGTGCAGGCAATGTATTTACACCCAGACCTGTACTTTACTTGATGTTTTCTTTTAAGGTTTTCAGGTTTGCGCTCATCTGCTAGACAAATTCTGGCAAATCCCTTGATCCGCTGCATTTAGTCCTACCTTTGTGTTACTtgcattgcaaacaaaaaagcaaaagcaattaaaattgGTTAAAAGCCAGtcacttttattttgtacaattatCTGGACCAAGTCATGAAAGAGAAATATGCAGGATGTGATGCAAAGTTATccaaatattaattattattatttgctcttaaaaacaataaaccagTTGGACCACCTACATGTGCTGTAAGTCAATGTCTGAAAAGCTTGAACAGCAATAAGGAGAAACATAAATCTCTCTAATATAaaacttgtttgtgtgtgtgtgtgttttactctgTCTGATTAGATTGATGTCCTCTCGGAAATAGTAGAGGCAGTTGAAGGGAGAGCTGAAGTTTTTCTGGATGGAGGGGTGCGTAAAGGCACAGATGTCATTAAAGCATTGGCACTGGGTGCTAAAGCAGTGTTTGTTGGACGCCCTGTCCTATGGGGGCTGGCCTACCAGGTATTATGTCAACCAAGCTTAAACAATATATGATAACTGAAGTTTCAAAACATGACCTTATACTTGAACAGTTAAGCCTGATAAGATGTTTGGTAGTATCagttttattgtgatttttttttttttttatatcagttttttatttggaaatgggaaatacaatacaataaaacaaaacaacaaaacattcccGTTTTCACCCCTTCCACTCCACCTCCCCTTCTCCCCAGGTGGCAAACCCCctcccaccccctcctccctacacaagATCCTGAGAATTCACATCAGACATTGACAGCTGAGGACTGGTTTATCACCAATTTAATGTTATCTACAGGCCACGCCCCAGGCCTGTACAGTCCCCTCCCTGGCCCCATAAACCCGAGCGATAGAAAGCTCCATATAAATAATGTCAAGGAATGCAAGGGTGCATTGATGCCAGGGCAGGGAATGCAGAGGCTGCCAGCACAGGGCTATCATTTTCTTAGTTAAGTCCAGCGAGCCAAATTCGTTTTTGCCATGGAGACAGATCCAGTGATGAATCATCATTTAACAAAAGGACTAAAGGGGAACAAGGAATAGTTTTCCCAAGTATATTTGAGAACTTTGAACATGCTCTATCCCAGAATGCAGCCACATCTGGACATTCCCAAATCATATGAAAAAAGTGCCCATTGCACCCTGAGGACAAAGCACATACAATGGGGTATTAGTGAGTTTCATTTGGAATCGTCTCCGAGGGGTTagatacagtggctttcaaaagtattcaccccccttttccgcattatattgtgttacaacatggaatcaaaatgtattaggagtttttgccactgatcaacacaaaaaaagtccataatgtcaaactgaaaaataaaatctacaaattgttctaaattagttaaaaatgcaaaacagaaaataattgatgcattagtattcacccccttgtcaatatttggtagaggcacgttttgcagcaattacagccatgagtctatttggataagtctctaccagctttgcacatctggacactgcaattttttcccattctttacaaaattgctcaaggtccctcaagttggatggggacctttggtgaacagcaattttcaactctttccacatattctcaattggactgaggtccgggctttgactgggccactccaagacattgatctttttgtttttaagccactccagtgtggttttggctgtatgtttggggtcattgtcctgctggaagatgagtCTTCTCCCGAGTAccaggtttcttgcagacttcagcaggttttcatccaggatttctctgtactttgctgcatccattttgccctctatcttcacgagctttccaggccctgagccagagaagcatccccatagcatgatgctgccgccaccttGCTTcaaggtagggatggtgttttcagGATGTTGTGCGGTgctaggcttgcgccaaacatagtgtttagcattgaggccaaaaagctctattttggtctcatcagaccatagaatcttcttccacttggtctcagagtatCCCAAatgccttctggaaaactctagccaagatttgatgtgagtatttttcaacaatggctttctttttgccactctcccataaaggacagttttgtgaagcaccctggctattgttgccatatgcacagtgtctcccagctcagaatacttttgagagccactgtatattctGTGAATAAAATTGAAATGGATCAGCTGGTGATTACGGTTTTTGGAAGCACAGTATAGATTATCCCAAACAGTATCCCAGCAAATGTCCACATTTGGTAAATAATTTCTTAATTGTTGATGTAACCATTTTAACCCCAAATTTAGAAATATGTTAACCTTTTTTTGCACTCCTTCTTGCCTTATTAACAGGGAGAAAATGGAGTGAATGAAGTTCTTCAGTTGCTTAGACAAGAACTTATCTTGGCAGTCGCTCTTACTGGTAAGCTTTCTGGCTTTTCCATTTGCCGTTTTCAAACTGCAATGATTTCTTATTACTTATCACCTGTGAGAGGCCTCAGAATGATACACAGTCAGGTTTCAAAGAAAAGGTGCAACCATGCTGATTTACACACTgtcaaaaactgcacaaaaacaaaaattttgtcactataaaacacactatttacaattgACAGGTCCTGAGAGGAGATATTAATAATAAGTACTAGTCCTTTAAATACCACAGTCCCGTGCTTGACCAGTCATCAGCAGCCGTAAGGCAGGAAACAGCTCTGCTTAGTctgacaacaaaaaaacacagaaaagttaGAGAGGCTGCCCCTTTTGTACACCTTGGCTCCGCCCTGTCCCTGATTACCTGGGCTTGGAACCAGGTGTACCTCGTTCCCCTCCAGCAGCCTCTTAGCAGGCTGACTCCTAGAGAATATTAACCCTGTAGCTGCCAGTGCTTGCTGGTGGGAGGTGAGCTTTTCAGTGCAGGAACTCCAACAGTGAGTTTCATTTGGAATTGTCTCTGAGGGGTTagatacagtagctctcaaaagtattcaccccccttttctacattatattgtgttacaacatggaatcaaaatgtatttaaattaggagtttttgccactgatcaccACCATTTCTGCCTCTACAGCCTGTTTAACAATTTAGTTTaactttataatatattaaaaagtcATAGATCTGAAAGTTTAGTAACTTGAATTTTTTGGTTACATTTAGTGACCACTGCTAGACAGGTTAAAGCTTTGAGACTAGGCCAAgtatttataaaaagtaaaaagagGGCAGTCTTCTCATAAACAATAATCATACTCATTGCAGTGCTCCCTCATATTAGGCAGCCCTTTATGCTGCAAAACTATTTATAAGTTGGTATTGGTCAGGGCACCCATTTGCCACATAATGACACTCCACTACTTTTTGTTAGAAGGCAGAATACACATATAACTCACTTAACAGTTGCCCCTTACTATAGcatcataggaggctgtgtggtccagtggttaaaaaaaaaaaaggtttgtaaccaggagatccctggttcaaatcccagttcggccactgactcattgtgtgaccctgagcaagtcacttaaccatcttgtgctctgtctttcaggtgagacattgttgcaagtgactctgcagctgatgcatagttcacacaccctagccttgtatcttgtaaagtgctttgtggtggtggtccactatgaaaggcgctatatagagattattattattataaacagcaTAACTGTAGTTCAGAACAACTGTAGTGCTGGGGCTAAGCTGgatccaaaagtttttttttttcttttttttttttttttttttttaatagcacaaTTATTTCCAGCAATGAATGGTctactgtattataaaaagaacacaaccttctgtttcatttgtttttttaacttaatgTACTTTGTGTTTATGAAGGAGAACTGCTGTATTATAACACTGATCCATAATCCCTCACTCAAAATTGTTGACCATCATGCATTTTTCTGGGTGAAGTCATCAGTGATTTAGACCAGAGCTTTTATGAGGTTATACTTTACATGTCTGAGTAACTTTACTTTGTTAGTTATTAAATTCCAGATTTGCAAAATTCACATTATTTAGTGTCTGTACCAATAATGGTGTAACTCTAAAGTAAACCCAGATGGCCCCAGACCAGTTCTTGGTATTACTGCCATGGAATTTGGCACACTTCACTCTATTATAAGAGAACGGGGACTGAAACAACATTGAAGCTGAATTGCCTTGTCATTCCTGTAGTGTGGTTTCTTCCAAGTCACAGGATAGACACATTAGCCAAGCTATTTGGAGGTTCCTTGCATTACATGTGCCTGAGACAAGCCTGTAGAGACCCAGTTATTCTAAGTGCCTTTGATCTCCCTTCTTTGTAACTGTTACAATGACTTATGTCAGTATGTCAAGCTGATTTGGTTTCATGGTGTTTAACTCCTTTTTTTTAGGATGTCGCACAGTGAATGAAATTGACAAGTCCATTGTGAGGAAATTTCCTTCATTTGCTTCAAGGATCTAGGACAAGGAATGCATTTTTTACAGAAATTCTGTACAgagtacataatacattattgaGCTTCAATGTAGCTAATGTTCTGTACATACAAGTGTTCTGTAC is a genomic window of Polyodon spathula isolate WHYD16114869_AA chromosome 6, ASM1765450v1, whole genome shotgun sequence containing:
- the hao1 gene encoding hydroxyacid oxidase 1, which gives rise to MTEKPVCLNDFEEHAKRILPKAVYDYYRSGADAQQTLADNVAAFSRWRLYPRVLRDVSQIDLSVSVLGQRISMPVCVAATAMQRMAHPDGETATVRACQSAGTGMMISSWATSSIEEVAESAPDSLRWLQLYIYKDRELTKSLVLRAEKAGYKGIFVTVDTPYLGKRQNDVRNRFMLPSHLRMANFKSPDMSFSSKNGYGEDSGLAVYVAQAIDPTLKWEDIAWLKKLTKLPIVVKGILRADDAQEAVKYGVDGILVSNHGARQLDCVPATIDVLSEIVEAVEGRAEVFLDGGVRKGTDVIKALALGAKAVFVGRPVLWGLAYQGENGVNEVLQLLRQELILAVALTGCRTVNEIDKSIVRKFPSFASRI